One Streptomyces fagopyri DNA window includes the following coding sequences:
- a CDS encoding helix-turn-helix transcriptional regulator, giving the protein MTTDTPARLLQLLSLLQTPREWPGGELSERLGVSRRTVRRDIDRLRELGYPVQATKGSDGGYRLVAGKAMPPLVLDDEEAVAIAVGLRAGAGHAVEGVDEASVRALAKLEQVLPSRLRHRVSTLQAATTPLTSGDGATIAPETLTVIASSVAGRERLRFAYRSGDGTPSRRQAEPYRLVSTGRRWYLVAYDLDRADWRTFRVDRVTEPLSTGVRFTPRELPTGNAAEYLRQSMYRRQETYDFEVTFDAPAAFVAARLPNWLGAPEPIDEHSCRLRSSAGDSVEWLAVRIALVDCEFTVHRPPELIGYIRELGERLTRATGGTEGFGTVIG; this is encoded by the coding sequence ATGACGACGGACACACCGGCCCGGCTTCTCCAGTTGCTCTCCCTCCTCCAGACGCCCCGCGAATGGCCCGGCGGTGAGCTGTCCGAGCGGCTCGGTGTCTCCCGGCGCACCGTCCGCCGCGACATCGACCGGCTCCGCGAGCTGGGCTACCCGGTGCAGGCGACGAAGGGCTCCGACGGCGGGTACCGGCTGGTGGCGGGCAAGGCGATGCCCCCGCTGGTGCTCGACGACGAGGAGGCGGTGGCCATCGCGGTGGGTCTGCGCGCGGGCGCAGGGCACGCGGTCGAGGGCGTGGACGAGGCCTCCGTACGGGCCCTCGCCAAACTGGAGCAGGTGCTGCCGTCCCGGCTACGGCACCGCGTATCCACCCTGCAGGCCGCGACCACCCCGCTGACCAGCGGTGACGGGGCGACCATCGCACCCGAGACACTGACCGTGATCGCCTCCTCGGTGGCCGGCCGCGAGCGGCTGCGGTTCGCCTACCGCTCCGGGGACGGAACACCCTCCCGGCGCCAGGCCGAGCCCTACCGGCTCGTCTCCACCGGCCGCCGCTGGTACCTGGTGGCGTACGACCTCGACCGCGCCGACTGGCGCACGTTCCGCGTCGACCGCGTCACCGAACCCCTCTCGACGGGCGTGCGTTTCACACCGCGCGAGCTGCCGACGGGGAACGCGGCGGAGTATCTGCGCCAGTCGATGTACCGACGCCAGGAGACGTACGACTTCGAGGTCACCTTCGACGCCCCCGCCGCGTTCGTCGCGGCCCGGTTGCCCAACTGGCTCGGCGCGCCCGAACCGATCGACGAGCACAGTTGCCGGCTGCGGTCCTCCGCCGGTGACTCGGTGGAGTGGCTGGCCGTGCGGATCGCCCTGGTCGACTGCGAGTTCACGGTCCATCGGCCGCCGGAACTTATCGGCTACATAAGAGAGTTGGGAGAGCGCCTGACGCGCGCGACGGGGGGAACGGAGGGCTTCGGCACCGTCATCGGGTGA